DNA from Sphingomonas sp. SUN039:
GGATCGACGCAGGATACGGTGCGTCGGCGTGACGCGCGACCTTCACCGAATCCTTGACCGTCAGCCAGGTGCCCTTGTGACCGGGAACCGAGCCCTTCACGAAGAGCAGGCCACGCGCGACGTCGGTCGAGACGATTTCGAGGTTCTGCTGGGTGCGCTCTTTGTCACCCATGTGTCCGGCCATCTTCTTGCCCTTGAACACCTTGCCGGGATCCTGGCGCTGGCCGGTCGAACCGAGCGAGCGGTGCGAGACCGAGACGCCGTGGGTGGCGCGCAGACCGCCGAAGCCCCAGCGCTTCATGCCGCCCTGGAAACCCTTGCCCTGCGTATGACCCGACACGTCGACGAGCTGGCCCGCGACGAAATGGTCGGCAGCGATTTCCGCACCGACTTCGACCAATGCGTCTTCGGACACGCGGAATTCAACGAGGCGCGCTTTCGGCTCCACTTCGGCCTTGCCGAAATGGCCACGCTGCGGCTTGGCGACATTCTTGGCCTTGGCCGTGCCCGCACCCAGCTGGACCGCGACATAACCGTCACGGTCGGCGGTCTTGTGCGAAACGACCTGATTATTCTCGAGTGCCAGGACGGTCACGGGCACATGGCGCCCATCGTCCTGAAACAGACGGGTCATGCCCATCTTCTTGGCTATCACTCCGGTTCTCACCGGCATTCTCCTTACGTCAGAGGCGCACGGAAAATCGCTTCCCGCGCGCTTGGCTTGCCCATTTTACAAAACGTGCCCCGTCCGGGCTTTCCCTTGGCCGAAGCTAGGGAGGACGGGGACGCGGCCCGGGCAAGCCCGGCGGTATCCCTTATCTCGCTCGCGACGAATCACCGAAGTGACCGCTGCGGAGGCGGGCCATTAGGCCAGCTTGATCTCTACGTCAACGCCAGCGGCGAGGTCGAGCTTCATCAAAGCATCGACCGTTTGCGGCGTCGGCTGCACGATGTCGAGCAGACGCTTGTAGGTGCGGACCTCGAACTGCTCGCGCGACTTCTTGTCGACGTGCGGGCCGCGGTTGACCGTGAACTTCTCGATGCGTGTCGGCAACGGGATCGGACCACGGATGAGCGCGCCGGTGCGCTTGGCAGTGTCGGCGATGTCGCCGGTCGCCTGGTCGAGCACACGATGGTCGAATGCCTTCAGACGAATACGGATATTCTGCGTTTCCATGATCTCACCGATGCGAAAGAGCCTGTCCGCTGTTGCGGACCTTCAAAAACAGTCGAGCCGCCCAGCTGCTTCAAGACAACCGGGCGGCTCTGATTCGTAACTACTACTTCGTGATCGAAGCGACAACCCCCGAACCGACGGTGCGGCCGCCTTCGCGGATCGAGAAGCGCAGGCCCTGCTCCATCGCGATCGGCGCGATGAGCTTGACGCCGAGCTGGACGTTGTCGCCCGGCATCACCATTTCGGTGCCGGCCGGCAGCACGACTTCGCCGGTCACGTCGGTCGTACGGAAGTAGAACTGCGGACGATAGTTCGCAAAGAACGGCGTGTGACGGCCACCCTCTTCCTTCGACAGGACATAGACTTCCGACTGGAACTCGGTGTGCGGCTTGATCGAGCCCGGCTTGCAGAGAACCTGCCCGCGCTCGACTTCCTCGCGGCCGACGCCACGGATCAGTGCGCCGATGTTGTCGCCGGCTTCACCCTGATCGAGCAGCTTGCGGAACATTTCGACGCCGGTGCAGACCGTCTTCTTGGTGTCCTTCAGGCCGACGATCTCGACTTCTTCGCCGACCTTGACCACGCCCTGCTCGACGCGGCCGGTGACGACGGTGCCGCGGCCCGAGATCGAGAACACGTCTTCGATCGGCATCAGGAACGGCTTGTCGAGGGGACGCGCAGGCTGCGGGATCCAGCTGTCGACCGCCGCCATCAGCTTGAGAACGGCGTCCTTGCCGATCGCGTCGTTGGTGCCGTTGAGTGCACAGGTCGCCGAACCCTGGATGACCGGAATGTTGTCGCCGTCGAAATCGTACTTCGAAAGCAGCTCGCGGATTTCCATTTCGACGAGTTCGAGGATCTCGGCGTCGTCGACCAAGTCGACCTTGTTCATGAACACGACGAGCTGCGGCACGCCGACCTGACGGGCGAGCAGGATGTGCTCGCGGGTCTGCGGCATCGGGCCGTCGGTCGCCGAGACGACGAGGATACCGCCGTCCATCTGCGCGGCACCCGTGATCATGTTCTTCACATAATCGGCGTGGCCCGGGCAATCGACGTGGGCATAGTGACGGTCGTTGGTCTCATACTCGACGTGCGCGGTCGAAATGGTGATGCCGCGCGCGCGCTCTTCGGGCGCCTTGTCGATGTTGGCGAAGTCGACCGCCGCGTTGCCCGCGACGCTTTCCGCCAGAATCTTGGTGATCGCAGCCGTCAGCGAGGTCTTGCCGTGATCGACGTGACCGATGGTGCCGATGTTGCAGTGCGGCTTCGTCCGCTCGAATTTTGCTTTCGCCATTTTTCCTACCTTCGTGTGCTAAACTTGTTGCGGGGAGACCGCGTGCGGCGGACCCCATAGTGACAAAATTATGATTACGCCAGCTTCGCCTTCACCTCGTCGGCGACGTGCGTCGGCACCTCGTCATAATGCGAGAATTCCATCGAATATTGCGCGCGGCCCTGGGTGAACGAGCGCAATGTGTTGACGTAGCCGAACATGTTGGCGAGCGGCACCATGGCCTCGACCGTTTGCGCGTTGCCGCGCGAATCGGTGCCCTGGATCTGCCCGCGCCGCGAGTTCATGTCGCCGATGACGTCGCCCAGATAATCCTCCGGGGTCACAACTTCGACCTTCATGATCGGCTCGAGCAGCTTGATGCCCGCTTTCTGCGCGGCTTCGCGCATGGCGGCACGTGCGCAGATTTCGAACGCCAGCGCCGACGAGTCGACGTCGTGATACGCGCCGTCGTACAGCGAAATCTCGAAGTCGATGATCGGGAAGCCGATCAGCGAACCCGATGCTGCCGTCTCGCGCATCCCCTTTTCGACCGAGGGGATATATTCTTTGGGAATATTGCCGCCCTTGACGTCGTCGTTGAAGATGATGCCGCTGCCGCGCTCGCCCGGGGTCGCGGTGAACTTCACGCGCCCGAACTGGCCCGAACCGCCAGACTGCTTCTTGTGGGTGTAGTCGATGTCGACCTTCTTCGCGAGATATTCGCGATAGGCGACCTGCGGCGCACCGACATTTGCCTCGACCTTGAATTCGCGCTTCATGCGGTCGACCATGATTTCGAGGTGAAGCTCGCCCATCCCCTTCAGGATGGTCTGGCCGCTCTCATGATCGGTCGACACGCGGAACGACGGGTCTTCGCGCGCCAGACGGTTGAGCGCGACGCCCATCTTTTCCTGGTCGGCCTTGGTCTTGGGTTCGACCGACACCTCGATGACGGGTTCGGGGAACTCCATGCGCTCGAGGATGATCGGGTCGGCCTGCGAACACAAGGTATCGCCGGTCGTCGTGTCCTTCAGACCCGCTAGTGCGACGATATCGCCCGCGTACGCGACCTGGATGTCCTCGCGGTCGTTGGCATGCATCAGCAGCATGCGACCGACCTTTTCTTTCTTGTCCTTGACGCTGTTCTGGACCGACGACGCGGTTTCCAGCTTGCCCGAATAGATGCGGGCAAAGGTCAGCGTGCCGACGAAGGGATCGTTCATGATCTTGAACGCCAGCGCCGAGAACGGCGCATTGTCATCGGCCGCACGCGAATCTTCGGTCACGCCGTCGAGCTTCATGCCGCTGATGGCGGGCACGTCGAGCGGCGACGGCAGATAATCGATGACCGCGTCGAGCAGCGGCTGGACGCCCTTGTTCTTGAACGCCGAGCCGCACAGCACCGGCACGAAGGCCGAACTGATCGTCCCCTTGCGGATCAGCGCCTTGAGCGTCGCGACATCGGGCTCATTGCCTTCGAGATACGCCTCCATCACGTCGTCGTCCTGCTCGACGGCAAGTTCGATCAGCTCACTGCGGGCCACGGCGGCCGCATCGGCGAGGTCGGCGGGGATTTCCTGATATTCGAACTTCGCGCCAAGCGACTCCTCGAGCCAGACGATCGCGCGGTTCTCGACCAGATCGACCAGCCCCTTGAACCCGCCCTCGATGCCGATGGGCAGATACAGGACGGCCGTGCGCGCGCCCAGACGGTCCTTGATCATGTCGACGCAACGTTCGAAGCTCGCGCCGGTGCGGTCGAGCTTGTTGACGAAGCACATGCGCGGCACTTTGTACTTGTCGGCCTGGCGCCACACGGTTTCCGACTGCGGCTCGACACCGGCAACGCCGTCGAAACAGGTGATCGCGCCGTCGAGGACGCGCAGCGAACGCTCGACTTCGATAGTGAAGTCGACGTGGCCCGGCGTGTCGATGATGTTGATGCGGTGATCGTTCCAGAAACACGTCGTCGCGGCGCTGGTGATCGTGATCCCGCGCTCCTGCTCCTGCTCCATCCAGTCCATCGTCGCGGTGCCTTCATGCACTTCGCCGATCTTGTAGGACTTGCCGGTGTAATAGAGGATCCGCTCGGTCGTCGTCGTCTTGCCGGCGTCGATGTGCGCCATGATGCCGATATTGCGATACATGCTGAGCGGATGGCTGCGGGCCATGACGTTTTCCTCGAAGATTGGGGGGCCGGACAATCCGGCCTACCCCGATATAATGACTATCAGCGGCGCTTTCGACCCCGCCGCTGTTACCAGCGGTAGTGCGAGAAGGCGCGGTTGGCTTCGGCCATGCGGTGCGTGTCTTCGCGCTTCTTCACCGCATTGCCACGGTTGTTGGCGGCATCCATCAGCTCGCCCGACAAGCGCGCGGCCATCGTCGTCTCGCTGCGGTTGCGCGCGGCCGAGATCAGCCAGCGGATTGCCAGCGCCTGCGAACGCTCGGCACGCACTTCGACCGGCACCTGATAGGTAGCACCGCCGACGCGACGCGAGCGGACTTCAATGCCCGGCTTCACATTGTTGAGCGCGTCATGGAACACACCGATCGGCTCGCGCTTGGCGCGCTGCTCGACGGTTTCCATCGCGGTATAGACGATGCCTTCGGCAACCGCCTTTTTACCGTCGAGCATGAGGTTGTTCATGAACTTCGACAGGGTGATGTCCCCGAACCGGGGATCGGGCAGGATGATGCGCTTTTCTGGGCGACGACGACGTGCCATTTCAAATTCCTTTGTATCTTCAGCGTGGTCCGGAACGTGTCCGGCGCTTACTTTGGCTTATTTCGGACGCTTGGCGCCGTACTTCGAACGCGACTGCTTGCGGTCCTTCACACCCTGTGTGTCGAGCACGCCGCGCAGCACATGGTAGCGGACGCCGGGAAGATCGCGGACGCGACCGCCGCGGATCAGCACGACGCTGTGCTCCTGCAGGTTGTGCCCTTCGCCCGGAATATAGCTGATGACTTCGCGCGCGTTGGTCAGGCGGATTTTGGCCACCTTACGCAGCGCCGAGTTCGGCTTTTTCGGGGTCGTGGTATAAACGCGCGTGCAAACGCCCCGCTTCTGGGGGTTGGCTTCCATCGCAGGGACCTTCGACTTGGCCTTCTGCGGGTCGCGGCCCTTGCGGACCAGCTGGTTGATCGTCGGCATGAAGCCCTTCACCTTTTTGTTACCGGCAAATTCCGGCGGTTACTCTACCGATGCACGCGGAGCGGTTAGGCAAAGCGCAAATGACGCAAAGGACCGCGAAAGGAGGGCCAAAGCCCCCGTTTCCGGTCCCCACACGCATCGGTAATGTTCAAGCGTATGCTTTATCGCAGATGGCCAGGGCCGTCCGCGAAGGGGCGCGCATAGCGGCGGAATCGGCGGGGGTCAACGGGTGTGCGAGCGGCGACCGGAGAGCACGGCTACGATAAATCCTTTCTACACTCTCCAAATCTGACGTAAAACGTGCTGCGAGTTTTGGGGGCGGGCGCGAAGATGTCGAGTGTCGGGAATTTGAAACGCGCGCTATCGATTGCGCTCCTGAAACCGGCACCAGAACGAATACCGCTATCTGATTGGCCACGAGTTCGTGCTCGAGACTATTATTCCGTGATGTTCGGCGCAGAAGCCGATGATCGTGCCTTTCTAGCGGACCAGCTGCTCGTTGATGATTTAGAAGGCCGATGGGTTAGTCGTTTCGCTGAACCGGAGCCTGCGACGATCTCTCTGTCCGAGCTATCGGCGATGCCGGTCAGAATTCATCAGTACATGGGTGAATTAGAGATCGTTTACTCCTCGCCAGTTGAATTTATTTGGCACTACTGGTTTCGAATCCCGCAATGCAAGCTGCTGATTGAGCGGACATTAAGCCTGATCTATTCGCGCAAACTGTTGCTTCGATCAGATCAAATCGACGTACTGCAAACCTTCATCGATCAGTTTACCGGTCAAGAGGGCGGAAAAACGGTGATGGAATTGATGGAAGACACTTACGGGCTGCGTTGGGCGATGCACCCTCGCGGAATGGCCATGTATCGGTACAACAAACTGCTTCTGGACTCGCTTCGAGACTCTGGTGAACTCACGTCTGAAAACGGTCGCTACATCGCGACGCCAAAAGCTGTTTCCAAAGTTATTCAGTACGAGCTGGAAGACAGGCGACATCGGGACAGTGTGGCGGAACAGAAGAGAATGGCTTGGCTAACAATCGTGTTGGCGATCATCGGAGCGGTTCAAGTTTATCAAGGTTGGAATAAGCCGTAGCCCCCACACTTGCACCCCGCTCCCGCATCTGCCACCCGCGCCAACATGTCCCGACCCGAAGCATGGCGGCGCGATGCCGGCGCCTATCCCTTTACCGCCGAAGTCCAGACGCGCTGGGCCGATCTCGACATGCTGGGGCATATCAACAATGTCTCGATGGCGGGGTTGTTCGAGGAGGGGCGCGGGCGGTTCACCAGTTCGCTGCAGATGGTCCGCGCCAGCCGCGACGTCCGCTGGCTGATCGCGGGCGTCTCGATCAACTATCTGGCGGAGGGGCACCACCCCCAACCCGTTACCATCGCGAGCGGCATCGGCCACATCGGTACGCGGTCGTGGACGGTGTTTTCGGCGGCGTTCCAGAACGGCGTCTGCGTGGCGACTTGCGACACCGCGACCGTCTATACCGACAAGACCGGCGCAGTGGCGCTGCCCGAAGAATATGTCGCCAAGCTGGCCGAATTCAGGATCGCCGTCCCGGAATAGCGCAACGGCGGCGTCGTGACGCGACCGAAATAAATCTTGCGTTCATGTGGCTGTTGCCAGCACTGCCGTAACAGCGGTCGGTGCCCTGCCCCGACATGCGTGGGGGAGCGAGCGCCGATGGTGAAACCACAACCGAACTGGCTGGGCTTTGCGCTGCCGCTGATGCTGGCCGCTTGCGGCGGCAGCGACAGCAGCGGCACGACTGCCGCCGCTGCAACCGCCGTAGTCACACCGGCTGCCCCTGCCGCACCGGCTGCACCAACCACCCCCGCGACCGTCACTGCGGTGCTGAACATCGATTTCGCCGCACCGCTGAACTATGCCGCGCCTGCGCTGCCCGCCTATTACGACGGCACTGTTGTCGCGCTCGACAACACGCCCGGCAACAACGCGATCACCGACCGCATCGCCACGCTGGGCCGCGTGCTGTTTTACGACAAAAAGCTCAGCTTCAACGACACCATCTCCTGCGCCAGTTGCCACAAGCAGGCGAACGGGTTCGACGACAATGTCCGGTTCAGCGCGGGCTTTGCGGGCGGCACTTTCACCACCGCGCATGCGACGCGGCTCGGCAATGTCCGCTATTACCGACCGGGTACGATGTTCTGGGACAAGCGCGCCGCCTCCGTCGAGGCCCAAGCCAGCCAGCCGATCCAGAACGCCATTGAAATGGGGTTCACGCCCGCGAACGGCGGCATCGCCGCGCTGCTCACTAAAATGCGCGCAACGACCTATTACGCCGACCTGTTCACCTTTGCGTTCGGCGATTCCGCGATCAGTGAAGCCCGTATGCAATTCGCGCTCGCCCAGTTCGAACGCGCGATGATCTCGTCGGCCAGCCGCTGGGACACCGCCTATGCGGGTGTGTTCAGCGCGACGGGGCCAAACCGCAATCTGGGCGTCACATTGCCCGGTTTCACGGCGGAGGAAGATCGCGGGCGGCAATTGTTCATCACCGGACAAGGCGGCGGCGGCGCGGGCTGTGCGGCCTGCCACGTCCCGCCGACCTTTGCGCTCAACGCCAATTCGGACAGCAACGGCCTCGACGCGGGCGAGACGATCCTGTTCAAATCGCCGTCGCTAAAAAACATCGCGCTGTCGGTCGCGTTCATGCACGACGGCCGGTTTTCGACGCTGGATCAAGTGGTCGAACATTATAACAGCGGGGTGCAGGCCGGCCCCGCGCTCGACAACCGGCTGCGCGGACCGGGTGGCGCGCCGCAACGGCTGAACCTGTCAGCGGCGGACAAGGCCGCGCTGGTCGCCTTCATGCGGACCCTGACCGATACGACGCTAACCACGGATGCGCGGTTTTCGAACCCGTTCCGCTAATCGACGAAGACCGCCGCGCGCTTGCCCATGTTGGCGGCGACTTGCTCCATCATATTGGGCTTGCCGATCACCGCAATCTGTTCGGCGGTTTCCATCTCCAGCATCGCGCGCGGATCGAGGTCGTGCGCGGCGTTGCACAGCCGTTTCGCACCCCGGATCGCGTGCGGGCTTTTCGCGGCAATCACCGCTGCCAGTTCCATCGCGGCGGCATGCGGATCGTCCGCAATCCGCGTAACGAACCCGTGGTGCAGAGCCTCGTCCGCGTCGAACTCGCGCGCAGTATAGACCAGCTCGCGCAGCACATCGTCGCGCACCAGCCCGCGCCAGATCGGGAACCCCGCCATGTCGGGGACCAGCCCCCAATAACTCTCGCGGATCGCAAAGCGCGTGCCCGGCGCGGCAATGCGGATGTCGGCCCCCGACATGATCTGGAACCCCCCGCCGAACGCGACGCCGTGGACCGCTGCGATCACCGGCATCGGCAATTGCCGCCAGCCCCAGGTGACGTGCTGCGGCAGGATGGACCCCTGATCGTTGCGGTCCGGCGCGGTGCCCGATCCGCCCGCCGCCATGCTCGCCATGTCGAGCCCCGCACAGAACGCCTTGCCCTCGCCCGACAGCACGACGCAGCGGACGTCGGTGCGGGTTGCCAACGCGTCGATGGCCGCGCCTATCTCGCGAAACATCGCCGGGTCGAGAGCGTTCATCTTGTCCACGCGCGTCAGGCGGACATCGGCGATATGGCCGGTGACGGTGGTCGAAACGCGGTCGGTCATAATTTCTCCTCGTCGCCCCAGTGCTGGGCCAGCATCTTACTACCTAAACCAGCAAAGCTGCTCGGACGTTGCGAGCAACGCGCCGTTCCTCCCCCACATGTCTTTCCTGGAAGCAATGGTCGCGGCATTTGCCCGTGTTCCGACCATGTCGCACAAGATGTAGTCGTCGCTGCAGGCGGCCAGTTCCTCGCTGGTCGCGTGGAAATAGATCGACAACGTGATCGTCGATGAGGGACGCGGGCCGTCACTGACGAAAAAGATACGCGGCGCACCGAGATCGGAAAGGAAGGCAAGCTGCACAGCATCCATCGGCCGCCCCGAACCGTCGCGTTCCCAATTCAGCGACCGCGTCGTCGTCTGATTGAAGAGATCGTCGCCCAGCGTAGGACGAACTTCGACGACCGAGGCGAACGTGCCGGGAAGGACGGCGCGTTGGATCGACGCGGGCGGCGGGGCCGCCGGCATCGTCACTTCGGTATGCACGCTGCTTTCTTTACGGTCGGCGAGCACCACAACGGCAGTCGCCAGCAAACTGTTTTCCGAAAGCACATCGCACCGCCAGTGCGTCAGCGATCGACCACCGCCAAGCCGGGTCGTTCGTACCTCCAGCCGAGCGCCCGGCACGACGCGATTGACGAAGTTGACCGTCATCGCCGACGCCGAACCCGCGGACTCGGCTTCGCTGAGGATCGTTTTCAGCAACAACGCTGCCGTCCACCCTCCGAACATCCCGCTATTCGCTTCATACTGCGGCGATGCCACGGCGGCCCATAGGCCCGGGCCAGTGTGTTCTATCGCGAGCGACGCTTCCAACGCATTGATCGGCCCGTCCGCCATCATTGCACTTCCTTCGCCCAATAGGCGTCCCTGATCAGCCGTTTGTAGAGCTTGCCGGTGTCATGCCGCGGCAGCTCTGCCATGAAATCGATGCGACGCGGGGTTTTTACGCCCGACAGCGCGGTTCGCGCATAGGCAATCAGTTCGTCGCGCAGCGCATCGTCTGCGTCCGCCATGTCGAGCGGCTGCACCACCGCCACGACCTGCTCACCCAGATCGTCATGCGGCGCACCGATCACCGCAACATCGGCAACCTTGGGGTGCGTGACGAGGTGGTTCTCGATCTCCTGCGGATAGATGTTCACCCCGCCACTGATGATCATGAAGCTCTTGCGGTCGGTCAGGAACAGATAGCCCGCTTCATCCACCCGCCCTACATCGCCGAGCGTCGTCCAGCTGTGCCGGTTGCGGCTAGCCGCCGTGCGTTCCGGGTCGTTGTGGTACTCGAACGGACGCGGCCCCTCGAAATACACCGTTCCCTCGACGCCGGGTCCGACGGACACGTCGTCCTCGTCGCAGATATGCAGCTTGGCCTCACCGATGCAGGTCCCGACCGATCCCGGCCGTTCGAGCCATTGCGCCGCCTTGATCGCCGTGAATCCGTTCGCTTCGGTCCCGGCATAATATTCGTCGATCACCGGCCCCCACCAGTCGATCATCGCGCGCTTCACCGGCACGGGACAGGGAGCGGCGGCGTGGATCGCGCATTTCAGCGACGAGACGTTGTAGCGGGCGCGTATTTCTTCGGGCAGTTTCAGCATCCGCACGAAATGCGTCGGGACGAACTGGCCTGAGTTGCATTTATACTGCTCGATGAACTTCAACGACGCCTCGGCATCGAACTTCGACATCAGCACGACAGTGCCGCCCAGCTTGTGCACCGTCATCGTCCAGCCGAGCGGTGCGGCGTGATAGAGCGGCGCGGTCGACAAATAGACACTGTCCGGCCCCAGCCCGAAAAACCCGTGCGCGAGCATCGCCAGCGGGGTTGCATGGTCGATGGCAGGATCGGCGGGCATCGCGGACAAGATGCCTTTGGGCCGCCCCGTCGTACCGCTCGAATAAAGCATCCCCGCCCCTGCCGTCTCGTCGGCGACCGGCGTTGCGGGCTGCGCGGCAAGCAGCGCTTCGAGCCGTGCAAAACCGGGGACGTCGCCGCCCAGACTTAGCCGCTCGATTTCGGTTGTCAGCGCGCTCGCGGTCTCGGCAAGCGGCGCACCCGCGACGAGCAGCTTCGCCCCGCTATCGCTCAGGATGTAGTCGACTTCGGACGCCGTCAGCTTCGACGAAATGCACACGAACCGCAGCCCGCACCGCTGTGCGCCCCAGGCGAGCGCGAAATAATCGGGGACATTGGTCAGGAAGAACGCGACCCGCTCGCCCGCCTCCAGCCCTTTCGACCGAAAGAACTGCGCGACCCGGTTCGACGCCGCGTCCAGCTCGGCATAAGTCGTGACCGCGCCGGTTTCGGCAACGATGACTGCCGCCTTGTCGGGCGTGGCGGCGGCATGGCGATAGGGGTGCATGGCTCTCTCCTGCCGCCGACTTTAGCGACGCGGTCGCTTTACGCAAACGTAAAGCCGTGCTTAGAGTCCGGCGATGACCCCTGATTTCGATCCTGCGATGCTGATCGCGATGATGACCGGTCGCAACCACAACGGGTTGCTCGGCACGCAGTACAGCGCGCACGGCGACGACTGGTGCGAGCTGTGCCTGCCGTACCGCGACGACCTGGTCGGCGATGCCGCATCGGGGATCATCGCGTCGGGGCCGATCATTACGATGATGGATTCGGCGACGAGCATCTCGGTGTGGCTGGCGACGAAGAAATTCCGCCCGCAAGCGACACTCGACCTGCGCGTCGATTACCTTCGCCCCGCCGGACCCGGCAAAACCGTCTATGGGCGCGGCGAATGCTACAAGGTGACGAAAAGCATCGCCTTTGTCCGGGGCGAGGCGCACGACGGCGACCCGGCCCGCCCGCTCGCGCATGTCGCCGGTACTTATATGTTCACCGATGGCTGAGTTCGCTTCGCCCTATGCCCGCACGCTCGGGCTCACGCAGGTGCGTGAGAGCGGGCGCATCGTCGTGACAATGCCACCGGGCGAGGGCGTCGCGGGTCGACCGGGGTTCCTCCATGGCGGGGCGATCGGCG
Protein-coding regions in this window:
- a CDS encoding acyl-CoA synthetase, with amino-acid sequence MHPYRHAAATPDKAAVIVAETGAVTTYAELDAASNRVAQFFRSKGLEAGERVAFFLTNVPDYFALAWGAQRCGLRFVCISSKLTASEVDYILSDSGAKLLVAGAPLAETASALTTEIERLSLGGDVPGFARLEALLAAQPATPVADETAGAGMLYSSGTTGRPKGILSAMPADPAIDHATPLAMLAHGFFGLGPDSVYLSTAPLYHAAPLGWTMTVHKLGGTVVLMSKFDAEASLKFIEQYKCNSGQFVPTHFVRMLKLPEEIRARYNVSSLKCAIHAAAPCPVPVKRAMIDWWGPVIDEYYAGTEANGFTAIKAAQWLERPGSVGTCIGEAKLHICDEDDVSVGPGVEGTVYFEGPRPFEYHNDPERTAASRNRHSWTTLGDVGRVDEAGYLFLTDRKSFMIISGGVNIYPQEIENHLVTHPKVADVAVIGAPHDDLGEQVVAVVQPLDMADADDALRDELIAYARTALSGVKTPRRIDFMAELPRHDTGKLYKRLIRDAYWAKEVQ
- a CDS encoding PaaI family thioesterase, which encodes MTPDFDPAMLIAMMTGRNHNGLLGTQYSAHGDDWCELCLPYRDDLVGDAASGIIASGPIITMMDSATSISVWLATKKFRPQATLDLRVDYLRPAGPGKTVYGRGECYKVTKSIAFVRGEAHDGDPARPLAHVAGTYMFTDG